A portion of the Bacillus marinisedimentorum genome contains these proteins:
- a CDS encoding spore coat protein CotJB, giving the protein MHKELSKDFKDNLKKLQAIDFAMMELTLYLDTHPDDAEAIKQYNELADKRKDAKVAVEEEYGPLSISQKNSKETIWQWSTGPWPWQV; this is encoded by the coding sequence ATGCATAAGGAGCTTTCGAAGGACTTTAAAGACAATCTGAAAAAGCTGCAGGCGATTGACTTCGCGATGATGGAACTTACCCTTTATTTAGACACACATCCAGATGATGCAGAAGCGATTAAACAATATAACGAACTGGCTGATAAGCGGAAGGATGCTAAAGTTGCCGTGGAAGAAGAATACGGCCCGCTTTCAATTTCACAAAAGAACAGTAAGGAAACGATCTGGCAGTGGAGTACAGGTCCTTGGCCGTGGCAGGTCTAA
- a CDS encoding Crp/Fnr family transcriptional regulator: protein MARMPLLKRLKPTDREFILNQCTPFFAVRGTFIFTENEVAKKIFFIKKGKIRVHKQIDDGREITIFIRQEEDAFGEIGIFSGNTYSCSARTEEDCEIYFMDKAHMEGLLVNNGAIALEFIRWAAESLEASSSKLKDYLMYQSGGALASILIRLVNMYGDQIDDGYVIENVPTNYELAMHIGSTRETVNRFLNIWKSEGLITAEHKSITIHDMEYLKELLGCNQCGVQNCVI from the coding sequence ATGGCCAGGATGCCTTTGCTGAAAAGATTGAAGCCTACTGACAGGGAATTTATTCTTAACCAATGCACGCCTTTTTTTGCAGTCCGGGGTACATTCATTTTTACTGAAAACGAAGTTGCCAAGAAGATCTTTTTTATTAAGAAAGGAAAGATTCGCGTCCATAAGCAGATTGATGACGGCCGGGAGATCACGATTTTCATCAGGCAGGAGGAAGATGCATTCGGAGAAATCGGCATATTCAGCGGTAATACGTATTCCTGTTCCGCACGGACGGAAGAAGACTGCGAGATTTATTTTATGGATAAGGCCCATATGGAAGGGTTGCTGGTCAATAACGGAGCTATTGCGCTGGAATTTATCCGCTGGGCGGCAGAAAGCCTGGAGGCCAGCAGCTCCAAGCTCAAAGATTATTTGATGTATCAATCTGGCGGAGCGCTTGCTTCCATTTTGATCAGGCTTGTCAACATGTACGGGGACCAGATTGACGATGGCTACGTGATTGAAAATGTGCCGACAAACTATGAGCTGGCGATGCATATTGGCAGCACCCGGGAAACGGTGAACAGGTTTTTGAATATATGGAAAAGCGAGGGGCTCATAACAGCGGAGCATAAGTCGATTACGATACATGATATGGAATATCTAAAAGAATTGCTCGGCTGTAATCAGTGCGGCGTTCAAAATTGCGTCATCTAG
- a CDS encoding Crp/Fnr family transcriptional regulator, which translates to MKTPLLQRLTPADRELIIANSTLVPIKKGSFVFMEGDKAEKIFFIKEGTFRVHKQIDDGKEVTVFLRGADDGFGEIGPFSGPTYSCSAHAETNGELYCIDEDKIESILANNGAITLEFLRWAAESLETSGSKLKDYMMHQTRGAVASVLIRLTNMYGKEIEDGSIVIDEPITNYDIASHIGSSRETVNRFINGWRQEGILEVDRKIITIKDMDYFRDMLKCDKCGVQNCVI; encoded by the coding sequence ATGAAGACACCTTTACTTCAAAGACTCACTCCTGCTGACCGTGAATTGATTATTGCAAACTCAACACTTGTTCCGATCAAAAAAGGATCATTTGTTTTTATGGAAGGCGATAAAGCAGAGAAAATCTTTTTTATAAAAGAAGGAACGTTCCGCGTCCATAAACAAATTGATGACGGTAAAGAGGTCACCGTGTTTCTGAGAGGAGCTGATGACGGATTTGGAGAAATCGGTCCTTTCAGCGGTCCTACTTATTCATGTTCGGCCCATGCGGAAACGAATGGGGAGCTTTATTGCATCGATGAAGATAAAATTGAGAGTATCCTGGCAAATAACGGAGCCATTACTCTTGAATTTCTGCGCTGGGCTGCTGAGAGTCTGGAAACCAGCGGTTCCAAGCTTAAGGATTATATGATGCATCAGACCCGCGGAGCCGTGGCGTCCGTCCTGATCCGCCTCACAAATATGTATGGCAAAGAAATTGAAGACGGCAGCATCGTCATTGATGAACCGATCACAAACTATGACATTGCCTCCCATATCGGCAGCAGCCGCGAAACGGTCAACCGCTTCATTAACGGGTGGCGCCAGGAAGGCATCCTCGAGGTGGACCGCAAGATCATCACCATTAAAGACATGGACTATTTCCGCGACATGCTGAAATGCGATAAGTGCGGTGTCCAAAACTGCGTCATCTAG
- a CDS encoding spore coat associated protein CotJA has protein sequence MSTDRKTWKPYVNPEDPCPPRKEKTYETPPHLYMGVQASGLEQFSIEEALQKGTLWPALYSEYTSPFEKADGKEKK, from the coding sequence ATGTCAACTGACCGCAAAACATGGAAACCGTATGTAAACCCGGAGGATCCGTGCCCGCCAAGGAAGGAAAAGACATATGAAACTCCGCCGCATCTGTATATGGGAGTTCAGGCCTCTGGATTGGAACAGTTTTCAATTGAGGAAGCGCTCCAAAAAGGAACGTTATGGCCAGCCCTTTACAGTGAATACACCAGCCCTTTTGAAAAAGCTGATGGAAAGGAGAAAAAGTGA
- a CDS encoding manganese catalase family protein: MWTYEKKLQYPVKVSQCNPKLAKYLIEQYGGADGELAAALRYLNQRYSIPDKVVGLLTDIGTEEFAHLEMIAAMVQKLTKDATPEQIKEAGLEGHYTNHGISLFYHNTGGQPFEATYIQSKGDPIADLYEDIAAEEKARATYQWLINLSDDPDINDSLKFLREREIIHSQRFREAVEILKEERDRKKVF, encoded by the coding sequence ATGTGGACATATGAAAAAAAGCTGCAATACCCGGTTAAAGTAAGCCAGTGCAACCCGAAGCTTGCAAAATACTTAATTGAGCAGTACGGCGGTGCTGACGGCGAACTTGCGGCCGCACTTAGATACTTAAATCAGCGCTATTCGATTCCGGATAAAGTGGTAGGCCTTTTGACAGATATCGGAACAGAAGAGTTTGCACACCTTGAAATGATTGCTGCAATGGTGCAGAAGTTAACTAAGGATGCGACACCGGAGCAAATCAAAGAAGCCGGTCTCGAAGGCCACTATACGAATCACGGAATTTCCCTTTTCTACCATAATACTGGCGGCCAACCGTTTGAAGCGACATATATCCAGTCAAAAGGCGACCCGATTGCCGATCTCTATGAGGATATCGCTGCTGAAGAAAAAGCGAGGGCAACATATCAATGGCTCATCAACCTATCCGATGATCCTGACATCAACGACAGTCTGAAATTCTTGCGTGAACGGGAAATCATCCACTCCCAGCGCTTCCGCGAAGCAGTGGAAATCCTGAAAGAAGAGCGTGACAGGAAGAAAGTATTTTAA